One window from the genome of [Mycobacterium] stephanolepidis encodes:
- the efeU gene encoding iron uptake transporter permease EfeU → MVLSDAVPNLLIGLREGLEAGLVVSILLAAVHRSPLAADGRRATEPVWLGVLGALSVSASFAAVLTSTTSSLGANGQDVVGGLLSILAVGLVTAMIFWMSRTAASLSGELSGKVEHALTLGAGALALTAFLAVAREGLETTLFFWTAAKAAGETTGPVIGGTLGLAIAVALCWLLYRRAVKLNLKVFFTRTAVVLIVIAAGILAYGIGDLQTAGWLPGRTWYAFDLSQRISADSWWVTIVTGITQLTPRMTVLQVVAWAGYLILVIPPFLRVSRESHSPTGASELDGEPSAFARLIGRRPFAVAATIVVVPVLVAAAVIAILPSANRDADTHVTVTASGCADDWASAGTGLQTFSVVNKSGKTGEINLVDGNNGVVAEIETLGPSTSATLTATLSDGTYKFACLMAGEPARYSASQQVRGKAVPGAPQPVVRVTEDDLKPPLEAYQRYANNLLAVLGTQARALRADLVAGNIEAAKKDWLPAILTWNRIGAAYGSFKDYGDAIAGLPHGLPDGVNDPDFKGLRRLEYGLWHGQPSSTLVPVADELVSTIDTLRANLADVMTEPADQTKRPHEILEDTLRFQLMGYTNQGAGTEYAEAAAAVEATRAVLGQFSVLIDARTPKLLAESNSQLDILDAALRATQQGRQWRPLEQVPLAGRQAVDAALGQVLETLASVPLLIELPPSR, encoded by the coding sequence GTGGTGTTATCGGACGCGGTCCCCAATCTGTTGATTGGCCTGAGAGAGGGTCTCGAAGCAGGACTTGTGGTGAGCATCCTGCTCGCCGCTGTCCATCGTTCACCGCTGGCGGCCGACGGGCGCAGGGCCACCGAGCCGGTGTGGTTGGGCGTGCTCGGGGCGCTGTCGGTATCGGCGAGCTTCGCGGCGGTGCTCACCTCCACGACCAGCTCGCTCGGGGCAAACGGCCAGGACGTGGTGGGCGGTCTGCTCAGCATCCTTGCCGTCGGATTGGTCACCGCGATGATCTTCTGGATGTCGCGCACCGCCGCCAGCCTCTCCGGTGAGCTGTCCGGCAAGGTGGAGCACGCGCTCACACTCGGCGCGGGTGCGCTGGCCCTGACGGCGTTCCTGGCGGTCGCCCGCGAGGGACTAGAGACCACACTGTTCTTTTGGACCGCGGCCAAGGCAGCGGGGGAGACCACCGGGCCGGTGATCGGCGGCACCCTCGGCCTGGCCATTGCGGTCGCGCTGTGCTGGCTGCTGTACCGCCGCGCGGTGAAGCTCAACCTCAAAGTGTTCTTCACCCGCACGGCGGTGGTGCTCATTGTGATCGCCGCCGGAATCCTGGCGTACGGCATCGGGGACCTGCAGACCGCGGGCTGGCTGCCCGGGCGCACCTGGTACGCCTTCGATCTGAGTCAACGCATTTCCGCGGACTCCTGGTGGGTCACCATCGTCACCGGCATCACCCAGCTCACCCCGCGGATGACCGTGCTGCAGGTGGTGGCCTGGGCTGGATACCTGATACTGGTGATACCGCCGTTCCTGCGGGTATCGCGCGAAAGCCATTCGCCCACTGGCGCGTCCGAGCTCGACGGGGAACCCTCTGCCTTCGCGCGGTTGATCGGCCGGCGCCCATTCGCGGTCGCCGCGACCATCGTGGTGGTGCCGGTGCTCGTGGCGGCCGCGGTGATTGCGATTCTGCCGTCCGCCAACCGTGATGCCGATACGCACGTCACCGTGACGGCTAGCGGGTGCGCCGACGACTGGGCGTCCGCGGGTACCGGCCTGCAGACGTTCTCTGTCGTCAACAAGTCGGGCAAGACCGGTGAGATCAACCTGGTCGACGGCAATAACGGTGTGGTCGCCGAGATCGAGACTCTGGGCCCGTCGACCAGCGCCACACTCACCGCGACGCTATCGGACGGCACGTACAAGTTCGCGTGTCTGATGGCCGGAGAGCCCGCCAGATACTCGGCATCCCAACAAGTCCGGGGGAAGGCTGTTCCCGGAGCGCCGCAGCCGGTGGTCAGGGTGACCGAGGACGATCTCAAGCCGCCCCTGGAGGCCTACCAGCGTTACGCGAACAACCTCCTGGCGGTGCTGGGCACCCAGGCACGGGCCCTTCGTGCCGACCTTGTGGCGGGCAACATCGAAGCGGCCAAGAAGGATTGGCTGCCGGCGATTCTGACCTGGAATCGAATCGGTGCGGCGTACGGCAGCTTCAAGGACTATGGGGATGCCATCGCCGGGCTGCCGCATGGGCTCCCCGACGGGGTGAACGATCCCGATTTCAAGGGCTTACGGCGCCTGGAGTACGGGTTGTGGCACGGGCAGCCCTCGTCGACGTTGGTACCGGTGGCGGACGAGCTGGTCTCCACCATCGACACACTGCGCGCCAACCTGGCGGACGTGATGACCGAGCCGGCCGACCAGACGAAACGCCCACACGAAATCCTCGAGGACACCTTGCGATTCCAGCTCATGGGCTACACGAATCAGGGAGCGGGAACCGAGTATGCGGAGGCGGCAGCGGCGGTCGAGGCCACCCGTGCGGTGCTAGGCCAGTTCTCTGTGCTGATCGACGCCCGTACACCGAAGTTGTTGGCAGAGAGCAATTCCCAGCTCGACATCCTTGACGCCGCACTCAGGGCGACGCAGCAGGGTCGGCAGTGGCGTCCGCTCGAGCAGGTGCCGTTGGCCGGTCGCCAGGCGGTGGATGCCGCGCTGGGGCAGGTACTCGAGACGCTCGCCTCGGTACCGCTGCTCATCGAACTTCCGCCGAGCCGATGA
- the efeO gene encoding iron uptake system protein EfeO yields MKPSLAYVAAALAMATGTTLAACTPKEPAESGAAGAGQEITVTATDTSCDVSKTEATTGPVTFKVTNNGSKVTEFYVYDKGDRALGEVENIGSGINRKLIVQFTEPGTYQTACKPGMIGDGIRGDFTITGAAVKLDAEGKFKDATDRYRGYVISQVDALSESAAKFVEAVKAKDIASAKAQYPTSRVYYERIEPVAEAFPNDLDPRIDLREADLQPGEKWTGYHRLEKDLWVTGLQPDTDAIADQLLKDIKELSDGVRAKDFDINTTKIAGGAQTLLDEVARTKISGEEEAFSHTDLWDFQANVDGSQNAVATVRPILDERKPELGQAIDKRFKEVDTLLGKYRKGDGFVFYDTVTQDQRIELAHAIDALSKEVSEVQGVIAGR; encoded by the coding sequence ATGAAACCATCACTCGCCTACGTAGCCGCCGCGCTTGCGATGGCCACCGGTACGACCTTGGCTGCCTGCACCCCCAAGGAGCCTGCCGAAAGCGGTGCCGCCGGTGCGGGCCAAGAAATCACCGTGACCGCCACCGACACCAGCTGCGACGTGTCCAAGACCGAGGCCACCACGGGCCCAGTCACTTTCAAGGTGACCAACAACGGGTCCAAGGTCACCGAGTTCTACGTCTACGACAAGGGCGACCGCGCGCTCGGTGAGGTCGAGAACATCGGCTCGGGCATCAACCGCAAGCTCATCGTGCAGTTCACCGAGCCCGGCACGTATCAGACCGCCTGCAAGCCCGGCATGATCGGCGACGGCATCCGCGGCGATTTCACAATCACCGGAGCCGCGGTGAAGCTCGACGCCGAGGGCAAGTTCAAGGACGCCACGGACCGTTACCGGGGTTACGTGATCAGCCAGGTGGACGCCCTCAGTGAATCCGCCGCCAAGTTCGTCGAGGCGGTCAAGGCCAAGGACATCGCCTCGGCGAAGGCGCAGTACCCGACCAGCCGCGTGTACTACGAGCGGATCGAGCCGGTCGCCGAGGCCTTCCCCAACGACCTGGACCCGCGAATCGACTTGCGCGAGGCCGACCTTCAGCCCGGCGAGAAGTGGACCGGCTACCACCGGCTGGAGAAGGACCTGTGGGTGACCGGCCTGCAGCCCGATACCGACGCGATCGCCGATCAGCTGCTCAAGGACATCAAGGAGCTCTCGGACGGCGTGCGCGCCAAGGACTTCGACATCAACACCACCAAGATCGCCGGTGGAGCGCAGACTCTGCTCGACGAGGTGGCCAGGACGAAGATCTCCGGCGAGGAAGAGGCCTTCAGCCACACCGATCTGTGGGACTTCCAGGCCAACGTGGACGGCTCGCAGAACGCGGTCGCTACCGTGCGCCCGATCCTCGATGAGCGCAAACCCGAACTGGGACAGGCGATCGACAAGCGGTTCAAGGAAGTCGACACACTGCTGGGCAAGTACCGCAAGGGTGACGGATTCGTCTTCTACGACACGGTGACCCAAGATCAGCGCATCGAGCTCGCACATGCGATCGACGCGTTGTCCAAGGAGGTCAGCGAGGTGCAAGGTGTCATCGCCGGACGGTAA
- the efeU gene encoding iron uptake transporter permease EfeU, with translation MRSIGVLADGPTHFSQYFSSGLIGLREGLECGIVVTILVAFLVKSNRRDALRWVWLGVAGAIAMTLLVFVTIHFGSNTISDLGAEAIAGVASLVAVAIVTTMVLWMRTAAASIAGELRQGMAQALEAGSLAVLTVAFLSVGREGVETALFMVGYAKAETAWPLAGLVTGVAAAAALSYGMYRGAVRINLSKFFKYTGAFLVVVAAGILSYGIGALQTVGWLPGLSRKAFDITGWFDWSAWYGELLRGIFNVTPTPTVLQLAGWITYLVIVLGLFLRPVATGPKAPTTNTTEAQPERTAG, from the coding sequence ATGCGCAGTATCGGCGTCCTAGCCGACGGGCCGACACACTTCTCGCAATACTTCAGCAGCGGCCTCATCGGACTGCGCGAAGGCCTTGAATGCGGAATCGTCGTCACCATCCTGGTGGCGTTCCTGGTCAAGTCGAACCGCCGCGACGCGCTGCGCTGGGTGTGGTTGGGCGTGGCCGGTGCCATCGCGATGACCTTGCTCGTCTTCGTGACGATCCACTTCGGCAGTAACACCATCAGCGACCTGGGCGCCGAAGCGATCGCCGGGGTGGCCTCACTGGTCGCGGTGGCGATCGTGACCACCATGGTGCTGTGGATGCGCACCGCCGCCGCCAGCATCGCCGGGGAACTGCGCCAGGGCATGGCCCAGGCGCTGGAGGCCGGCTCGTTGGCGGTCCTGACTGTGGCGTTCCTGTCGGTCGGGCGTGAGGGAGTCGAGACGGCCCTGTTCATGGTCGGGTACGCCAAGGCCGAAACCGCCTGGCCCCTAGCCGGACTGGTCACCGGAGTCGCTGCCGCGGCCGCGTTGTCCTATGGCATGTACCGCGGCGCGGTCAGAATCAACTTGAGCAAGTTCTTCAAGTACACCGGCGCCTTCCTGGTGGTGGTGGCCGCAGGCATTCTTTCCTATGGCATCGGCGCCCTCCAGACCGTCGGATGGCTTCCCGGGCTGTCGCGCAAGGCCTTTGACATCACCGGCTGGTTCGACTGGAGCGCCTGGTATGGCGAGCTGCTGCGCGGAATCTTCAACGTGACACCGACTCCGACAGTGCTGCAACTGGCGGGCTGGATCACCTACCTGGTGATCGTGCTCGGCCTCTTCCTACGTCCTGTGGCCACTGGGCCCAAGGCACCCACCACCAACACCACAGAAGCCCAACCCGAGAGGACCGCTGGATGA
- a CDS encoding lytic transglycosylase domain-containing protein, translating to MSSLAVRSLSARLVRIVLVVSISMFLLAAGCSWQLGGRTPLPQGVPPPAGDPVPDIETPPAQIHGRPADQLRDWSTPRAQKTGIPVIALEAYAYAAKVAERENPRCKIAWTTLAGIGTVESHNGTYHGAELHPNGDALPPIRGVRLDGSNGNLRLPDTDKGLLDGDANQDRAMGPMQFIPETWRIYGVRAAGEGDPSPDNIDDAALSAAGYLCSRGGDLSTTEGWIKALWAYNMSDVYAEQVRDWATAYAKGGSL from the coding sequence GTGTCGTCCCTCGCCGTGCGCTCCTTGTCGGCGCGCTTAGTGCGGATCGTGCTCGTCGTCTCCATTTCGATGTTTCTGCTGGCAGCGGGCTGTTCCTGGCAGTTGGGCGGGCGTACGCCGCTACCGCAGGGGGTGCCGCCGCCCGCCGGTGATCCGGTGCCCGACATCGAGACGCCGCCCGCGCAGATCCATGGCCGTCCCGCCGACCAGCTCCGTGACTGGTCCACTCCACGTGCCCAGAAGACGGGAATCCCCGTCATCGCCCTTGAGGCGTACGCGTACGCGGCCAAGGTTGCCGAGCGCGAGAACCCACGGTGCAAGATCGCGTGGACGACGCTGGCCGGAATTGGCACCGTCGAGAGCCACAACGGCACCTACCACGGCGCCGAACTGCACCCCAACGGCGACGCACTGCCGCCGATCCGCGGGGTTCGCCTGGACGGATCCAATGGAAACCTGCGGCTTCCGGACACGGACAAGGGCCTCTTGGACGGCGACGCGAACCAGGACCGGGCGATGGGGCCCATGCAGTTCATCCCCGAGACCTGGCGCATCTACGGTGTCCGCGCCGCAGGTGAGGGCGACCCCAGCCCCGACAACATCGACGATGCGGCGTTGTCGGCGGCGGGATACCTGTGCTCGCGCGGTGGCGACCTGAGCACCACCGAGGGCTGGATCAAGGCGCTGTGGGCGTACAACATGTCGGACGTGTACGCCGAGCAGGTACGGGATTGGGCCACGGCCTACGCCAAGGGCGGGTCGCTGTAG
- the efeB gene encoding iron uptake transporter deferrochelatase/peroxidase subunit, with translation MSSPDGNGFNRRKLLGAAGVTAAVAGAAGAGVLGGRASAASVGPDNVKVPFRGEHQAGITTPAQDRMHFCAFDVMPNATRGEVQAMLRQWTEMAERMSQGEETTPGGAIDGNPYAPPTDTGEALDLAASALTLTIGFGPSFFRKDGVDRFGIADKLPAPLQELPKFRNEKLDPARCGGDICIQACADDPQVAVHAIRNLARVGFGTVAVKWSQLGFGRTSSTSRSQVTPRNLFGFKDGTRNIKAEDTGKVDTSVWVAKGDNPEWMTGGTYLVARRIRMLIESWDRTVLNEQERVIGRSKGSGAPIGQSDEFAAIDFTGKKPDGEPLLDVDAHVRLASAEELGGIEILRRGYNFTDGSDGFGHLDAGLFFIAFVRNPQSQFIPMQRKLATEDALNEYILHTGSAIFACPPGLGAKEYWGQALFG, from the coding sequence GTGTCATCGCCGGACGGTAACGGCTTCAACCGCCGCAAGCTGCTGGGCGCGGCGGGGGTTACCGCCGCCGTGGCCGGCGCTGCGGGAGCGGGAGTGCTGGGCGGCCGCGCGAGCGCGGCCAGCGTCGGACCGGACAACGTCAAGGTCCCGTTCCGCGGCGAGCACCAGGCCGGGATCACCACCCCGGCGCAGGACCGGATGCACTTCTGCGCCTTCGACGTGATGCCCAATGCCACCCGCGGCGAGGTGCAGGCCATGCTGCGCCAATGGACCGAGATGGCCGAGCGGATGTCCCAGGGCGAGGAGACCACACCGGGCGGTGCGATCGACGGCAATCCCTATGCCCCGCCTACCGATACGGGCGAGGCATTGGACCTGGCCGCCTCCGCGCTGACCCTCACGATCGGCTTCGGTCCTTCGTTCTTCCGCAAGGACGGGGTGGACCGGTTCGGCATCGCCGACAAGCTACCGGCACCCCTGCAGGAACTGCCGAAGTTCCGTAACGAGAAGCTGGACCCCGCCCGCTGTGGAGGCGATATCTGCATTCAGGCCTGCGCCGACGACCCGCAGGTCGCGGTCCATGCCATTCGCAACCTGGCCCGGGTGGGCTTCGGAACCGTCGCCGTCAAGTGGTCGCAGCTGGGATTCGGCCGCACCTCCTCGACCAGCCGGTCCCAGGTGACGCCGCGAAACCTGTTCGGATTCAAGGACGGCACCCGCAACATCAAGGCCGAAGACACCGGGAAGGTGGACACCAGCGTCTGGGTGGCCAAGGGCGATAACCCCGAATGGATGACCGGCGGCACCTACCTGGTGGCGCGGCGCATCCGGATGCTCATCGAGAGCTGGGACCGCACCGTACTCAACGAGCAGGAACGGGTCATCGGTCGCTCCAAGGGATCTGGTGCGCCGATCGGTCAGAGCGACGAGTTCGCGGCCATCGACTTCACCGGCAAGAAACCCGACGGGGAACCGCTGCTGGACGTGGACGCGCACGTGAGACTGGCTTCCGCCGAAGAACTGGGCGGTATCGAGATCTTGCGCCGCGGGTACAACTTCACCGATGGCTCGGACGGGTTCGGACATTTGGACGCGGGGCTGTTCTTCATCGCCTTCGTGCGCAATCCGCAATCGCAGTTCATCCCGATGCAGCGCAAGCTGGCCACCGAGGACGCCCTCAACGAATACATCTTGCACACCGGGTCGGCGATCTTCGCCTGTCCACCGGGCCTGGGCGCCAAGGAGTATTGGGGTCAAGCGCTCTTCGGCTAG
- the efeB gene encoding iron uptake transporter deferrochelatase/peroxidase subunit codes for MDVNRRNFLRGAAIGAAGTAVTGAVLAHGAEVDANAAAVASPPSRYPFHGAKQSGILTPVPAEKQNFACHVAFDVTSKNRDALAATFKKLTERARFLCTGGTPPELGVGQPPADSEVVGPVVEADGLTVTVAVGSSLFDKRFGLTDRKPAKLKPMTVFPNDFPDAAWTHGDLLVQLCAHNPDTVHHALRDITRAVRGDLQMRWRIEGYNSPPRPSGTGRNLLGFKDGTANPVSNDAEKLIWVGDDEPAWTADGTYMVVRLIRMLVEFWDRVSINEQERMFGRRRDSGAPLDGNNEFDTPNYTTDPEGQTIPLDAHIRLANPRTTETDNQRLVRRSYNYDLGVEPNGNMQSGHVFVCFQQDLERQFETVQNRLNDEPLVDYVQPFGGGYFFALPGVVDENDWYGRALLS; via the coding sequence ATGGATGTCAACCGCAGGAACTTCCTCCGCGGCGCGGCTATCGGGGCGGCCGGCACGGCCGTAACGGGCGCGGTGCTGGCCCACGGCGCCGAGGTCGATGCGAACGCGGCGGCAGTGGCGTCGCCCCCGAGTAGGTACCCCTTTCACGGGGCCAAGCAATCGGGAATCCTCACCCCGGTGCCCGCCGAGAAGCAGAACTTCGCCTGTCACGTGGCATTCGACGTCACGTCAAAGAACAGGGATGCGCTGGCTGCGACCTTCAAAAAGTTGACCGAGCGGGCACGGTTCCTCTGTACCGGCGGCACCCCACCCGAGCTGGGGGTGGGGCAACCGCCGGCGGATAGCGAGGTGGTCGGGCCCGTGGTCGAGGCCGATGGTCTCACCGTCACAGTGGCCGTCGGGTCGAGCCTGTTCGATAAGCGATTCGGGCTGACGGACCGCAAGCCTGCCAAGCTCAAACCAATGACTGTGTTTCCCAACGACTTTCCCGACGCGGCGTGGACGCATGGTGATCTGCTGGTTCAGCTGTGTGCCCACAATCCCGATACGGTGCATCACGCACTGCGCGACATCACCCGCGCGGTGCGGGGCGATCTGCAGATGCGTTGGCGTATCGAGGGATACAACTCGCCCCCGCGCCCGTCCGGAACGGGACGAAACCTCTTGGGATTCAAGGACGGCACCGCCAACCCGGTGTCAAACGATGCCGAAAAGCTGATCTGGGTCGGCGATGATGAACCGGCCTGGACCGCGGATGGCACCTACATGGTGGTGCGCCTCATCCGGATGCTCGTCGAGTTCTGGGACCGGGTTTCCATCAATGAGCAGGAGCGGATGTTCGGTCGACGTCGTGACAGCGGCGCACCGCTGGACGGGAACAACGAGTTCGATACCCCCAACTACACGACTGATCCCGAAGGTCAGACCATTCCTCTTGATGCGCATATCCGGCTGGCCAACCCGCGCACCACGGAAACCGACAACCAGCGGCTGGTCCGGCGCTCCTACAACTACGACCTGGGCGTGGAACCGAACGGGAACATGCAGTCGGGGCACGTCTTCGTCTGTTTCCAGCAGGACCTTGAGCGCCAGTTCGAAACCGTGCAGAACCGGTTGAACGACGAGCCTCTCGTCGACTATGTGCAGCCGTTCGGGGGTGGGTACTTTTTCGCCCTGCCGGGTGTCGTCGATGAGAACGACTGGTATGGCAGGGCCCTGCTCAGCTAG